agcATATAATCATTTTGTCCATAtacaatacaaaacaaaaaaatgggGCTATTAGATCTAGAAAAGCACTTTGCATTCTATGGAGCTTATCATAGCAACCCAACAAACGTAGCAATCCATATCCTCTTTGTTTGGCCTCTCCTTTTCACTGCTCTTATTTTGCTTTACTTCACCCCTCCTATTTTCATTCCCTCCCAAACACTCCTTAATTATATACACCCTGTCTTTGTTTTCAACCTTGGTTTCATTTCTACCGTTTTCTATGGTCTCTTCTATGCTGCTTTGGATATTAAAGCTGGTTCTTTTGTAGCTGTCATCACTTTTCTTTGCTGGGTTTCTTCTAGTTTCGTCGCTAATTTCCTTGGCTTCGAACTCGCTTGGAAGgtactttattaatta
This portion of the Trifolium pratense cultivar HEN17-A07 linkage group LG3, ARS_RC_1.1, whole genome shotgun sequence genome encodes:
- the LOC123915826 gene encoding 2-hydroxy-palmitic acid dioxygenase MPO1-like; translation: MGLLDLEKHFAFYGAYHSNPTNVAIHILFVWPLLFTALILLYFTPPIFIPSQTLLNYIHPVFVFNLGFISTVFYGLFYAALDIKAGSFVAVITFLCWVSSSFVANFLGFELAWKVVLVAQLTGWIGQFIGHGAFEKRAPALLDNLAQALLMGPFFVILEILQSTIGYEPYPGFQTKVKARIEANIKEWQDKKQKKSS